One stretch of Halichoerus grypus chromosome 8, mHalGry1.hap1.1, whole genome shotgun sequence DNA includes these proteins:
- the COQ6 gene encoding ubiquinone biosynthesis monooxygenase COQ6, mitochondrial isoform X2 produces the protein MAARLAVSRWRAAPTAPGRGPLLSCRRWSGAKADTVYDVVVSGGGLVGAAMACALGFGAWDHICNMRYRAFRRMQVWDACSEALIMFDKDNLDDMGYIVENDVIMCALTKQLEAVSDRVTVLYRSKALRYTWPYPFTMADSSPWVHITLGDGSTLQTKLLIGADGHNSGVRQAAGIQNVSWNYDQSAVVATLHLSEATENNVAWQRFLPSGPIALLPLSDTLSSLVWSTSHDHAAELVSMDEEKFVDTINSAFWSDADHTDFIDSAGTMLQYAVGFLKPTKVSARQMPPSVAGVDAKSRVLFPLGLGHAAEYVRPRLALIGDAAHRVHPLAGQGVNMGFGDVSSLVHHLSAAAFNGKDLGSMSHLAGYETDRQRHNTALLAATDLLKRLYSTSATPLVLLRTWGLQATNAVSPLKEQIMAFASK, from the exons ATGGCGGCCCGGCTGGCTGTGAGCCGGTGGAGGGCTGCACCTACAGCTCCTGGGAGAGGCCCGCTGCTCTCCTGCCGGAGGTGGTCGGGCGCCAAGGCAGACACGGTGTACGATGTGGTGGTGTCGGGCGGAGGCCTGGTGGGTGCCGCCATGGCCTGTGCCTTGG GTTTTGGTGCCTGGGATCACATCTGCAACATGAGATACAGAGCCTTTCGGCGAATGCAG GTGTGGGATGCCTGCTCAGAGGCCCTGATAATGTTCGATAAGGATAACCTGGATGACATGGGCTATATAGTGGAGAATGACGTCATAATGTGCGCTCTCACCAAGCAGCTGGAGGCGGTGTCAG ACCGGGTGACGGTTCTCTACAGGAGCAAAGCACTCCGCTACACCTGGCCTTATCCGTTTACCATGGCAGACTCCAGCCCTTGGGTTCATATTACCCTAGGTGATGGCAGCACCCTCCAGACTAAATTGTTG ATTGGTGCAGATGGTCACAACTCAGGAGTGCGGCAGGCTGCTGGGATTCAGAATGTCAGCTGGAACTATGATCAGTCTGCTGTTGTGGCTACTCTGCATTTATCGGAG GCCACAGAAAACAACGTAGCTTGGCAGAGATTTCTTCCCTCTGGGCCCATTGCTTTGCTCCCG CTCTCAGACACCTTGAGTTCCTTGGTTTGGTCCACATCCCATGACCATGCAGCAGAGCTTGTCAGCATGGATGAGGAGAAGTTTGTGGATACCATTAACTCTGCCTTC TGGAGTGATGCTGACCACACAGACTTCATTGACTCGGCCGGCACCATGCTGCAATATGCTGTTGGCTTTCTGAAGCCCACTAAGGTCTCAGCTCGCCAGATGCCCCCAAGTGTTGCCGGAGTGGACGCCAAAAGTCGAGTGCTGTTTCCACTTGGGTTGGGACATGCTGCCGAGTACGTCCGGCCGCGGCTGGCACTCATCGG GGATGCAGCCCACAGAGTCCATCCACTTGCAGGACAAGGTGTCAACATGGGCTTTGGGGATGTCTCCAGCTTGGTCCATCACCTCAGTGCTGCAGCCTTCAATGGGAAGGACTTAG gCTCTATGAGCCATCTCGCAGGTTACGAAACAGATCGACAGCGTCACAACACTGCTCTTCTGGCTGCTACTGACCTACTGAAAAGGCTCTATTCCACCAGTGCCACGCCGCTGGTGCTGCTCCGGACATGGGGCTTGCAGGCCACAAATGCAGTATCTCCACTCAAA gaACAGATTATGGCCTTTGCAAGCAAATGA
- the COQ6 gene encoding ubiquinone biosynthesis monooxygenase COQ6, mitochondrial isoform X4, translated as MAARLAVSRWRAAPTAPGRGPLLSCRRWSGAKADTVYDVVVSGGGLVGAAMACALGYDIHFCDKKILLLEAGPKKVWEKLPETYSNRVSSISPGSATLLSSFGAWDHICNMRYRAFRRMQVWDACSEALIMFDKDNLDDMGYIVENDVIMCALTKQLEAVSDRVTVLYRSKALRYTWPYPFTMADSSPWVHITLGDGSTLQTKLLIGADGHNSGVRQAAGIQNVSWNYDQSAVVATLHLSEATENNVAWQRFLPSGPIALLPLSDTLSSLVWSTSHDHAAELVSMDEEKFVDTINSAFWSDADHTDFIDSAGTMLQYAVGFLKPTKVSARQMPPSVAGVDAKSRVLFPLGLGHAAEYVRPRLALIGDAAHRVHPLAGQGVNMGFGDVSSLVHHLSAAAFNGKDLGTDYGLCKQMNAPLLDILSKKKDIFSQDHHIFSRFNKFALH; from the exons ATGGCGGCCCGGCTGGCTGTGAGCCGGTGGAGGGCTGCACCTACAGCTCCTGGGAGAGGCCCGCTGCTCTCCTGCCGGAGGTGGTCGGGCGCCAAGGCAGACACGGTGTACGATGTGGTGGTGTCGGGCGGAGGCCTGGTGGGTGCCGCCATGGCCTGTGCCTTGG gatatGATATTCACTTTTGTGACAAGAAAATCCTCTTGCTAGAAGCAGGTCCGAAGAAAGTATGGGAGAAATTGCCAGAAACTTACAGCAACAGAGTCAGCTCCATTTCCCCCGGCTCTGCAACCCTTCTCAGTA GTTTTGGTGCCTGGGATCACATCTGCAACATGAGATACAGAGCCTTTCGGCGAATGCAG GTGTGGGATGCCTGCTCAGAGGCCCTGATAATGTTCGATAAGGATAACCTGGATGACATGGGCTATATAGTGGAGAATGACGTCATAATGTGCGCTCTCACCAAGCAGCTGGAGGCGGTGTCAG ACCGGGTGACGGTTCTCTACAGGAGCAAAGCACTCCGCTACACCTGGCCTTATCCGTTTACCATGGCAGACTCCAGCCCTTGGGTTCATATTACCCTAGGTGATGGCAGCACCCTCCAGACTAAATTGTTG ATTGGTGCAGATGGTCACAACTCAGGAGTGCGGCAGGCTGCTGGGATTCAGAATGTCAGCTGGAACTATGATCAGTCTGCTGTTGTGGCTACTCTGCATTTATCGGAG GCCACAGAAAACAACGTAGCTTGGCAGAGATTTCTTCCCTCTGGGCCCATTGCTTTGCTCCCG CTCTCAGACACCTTGAGTTCCTTGGTTTGGTCCACATCCCATGACCATGCAGCAGAGCTTGTCAGCATGGATGAGGAGAAGTTTGTGGATACCATTAACTCTGCCTTC TGGAGTGATGCTGACCACACAGACTTCATTGACTCGGCCGGCACCATGCTGCAATATGCTGTTGGCTTTCTGAAGCCCACTAAGGTCTCAGCTCGCCAGATGCCCCCAAGTGTTGCCGGAGTGGACGCCAAAAGTCGAGTGCTGTTTCCACTTGGGTTGGGACATGCTGCCGAGTACGTCCGGCCGCGGCTGGCACTCATCGG GGATGCAGCCCACAGAGTCCATCCACTTGCAGGACAAGGTGTCAACATGGGCTTTGGGGATGTCTCCAGCTTGGTCCATCACCTCAGTGCTGCAGCCTTCAATGGGAAGGACTTAG gaACAGATTATGGCCTTTGCAAGCAAATGAATGCTCCTCTTTTGGACATTCTATCGAAGAAAAAGGACATCTTTTCTCAAGACCATCAcatattttcaagatttaataAATTTGCTTTACATTAG
- the COQ6 gene encoding ubiquinone biosynthesis monooxygenase COQ6, mitochondrial isoform X1 — translation MAARLAVSRWRAAPTAPGRGPLLSCRRWSGAKADTVYDVVVSGGGLVGAAMACALGYDIHFCDKKILLLEAGPKKVWEKLPETYSNRVSSISPGSATLLSSFGAWDHICNMRYRAFRRMQVWDACSEALIMFDKDNLDDMGYIVENDVIMCALTKQLEAVSDRVTVLYRSKALRYTWPYPFTMADSSPWVHITLGDGSTLQTKLLIGADGHNSGVRQAAGIQNVSWNYDQSAVVATLHLSEATENNVAWQRFLPSGPIALLPLSDTLSSLVWSTSHDHAAELVSMDEEKFVDTINSAFWSDADHTDFIDSAGTMLQYAVGFLKPTKVSARQMPPSVAGVDAKSRVLFPLGLGHAAEYVRPRLALIGDAAHRVHPLAGQGVNMGFGDVSSLVHHLSAAAFNGKDLGSMSHLAGYETDRQRHNTALLAATDLLKRLYSTSATPLVLLRTWGLQATNAVSPLKEQIMAFASK, via the exons ATGGCGGCCCGGCTGGCTGTGAGCCGGTGGAGGGCTGCACCTACAGCTCCTGGGAGAGGCCCGCTGCTCTCCTGCCGGAGGTGGTCGGGCGCCAAGGCAGACACGGTGTACGATGTGGTGGTGTCGGGCGGAGGCCTGGTGGGTGCCGCCATGGCCTGTGCCTTGG gatatGATATTCACTTTTGTGACAAGAAAATCCTCTTGCTAGAAGCAGGTCCGAAGAAAGTATGGGAGAAATTGCCAGAAACTTACAGCAACAGAGTCAGCTCCATTTCCCCCGGCTCTGCAACCCTTCTCAGTA GTTTTGGTGCCTGGGATCACATCTGCAACATGAGATACAGAGCCTTTCGGCGAATGCAG GTGTGGGATGCCTGCTCAGAGGCCCTGATAATGTTCGATAAGGATAACCTGGATGACATGGGCTATATAGTGGAGAATGACGTCATAATGTGCGCTCTCACCAAGCAGCTGGAGGCGGTGTCAG ACCGGGTGACGGTTCTCTACAGGAGCAAAGCACTCCGCTACACCTGGCCTTATCCGTTTACCATGGCAGACTCCAGCCCTTGGGTTCATATTACCCTAGGTGATGGCAGCACCCTCCAGACTAAATTGTTG ATTGGTGCAGATGGTCACAACTCAGGAGTGCGGCAGGCTGCTGGGATTCAGAATGTCAGCTGGAACTATGATCAGTCTGCTGTTGTGGCTACTCTGCATTTATCGGAG GCCACAGAAAACAACGTAGCTTGGCAGAGATTTCTTCCCTCTGGGCCCATTGCTTTGCTCCCG CTCTCAGACACCTTGAGTTCCTTGGTTTGGTCCACATCCCATGACCATGCAGCAGAGCTTGTCAGCATGGATGAGGAGAAGTTTGTGGATACCATTAACTCTGCCTTC TGGAGTGATGCTGACCACACAGACTTCATTGACTCGGCCGGCACCATGCTGCAATATGCTGTTGGCTTTCTGAAGCCCACTAAGGTCTCAGCTCGCCAGATGCCCCCAAGTGTTGCCGGAGTGGACGCCAAAAGTCGAGTGCTGTTTCCACTTGGGTTGGGACATGCTGCCGAGTACGTCCGGCCGCGGCTGGCACTCATCGG GGATGCAGCCCACAGAGTCCATCCACTTGCAGGACAAGGTGTCAACATGGGCTTTGGGGATGTCTCCAGCTTGGTCCATCACCTCAGTGCTGCAGCCTTCAATGGGAAGGACTTAG gCTCTATGAGCCATCTCGCAGGTTACGAAACAGATCGACAGCGTCACAACACTGCTCTTCTGGCTGCTACTGACCTACTGAAAAGGCTCTATTCCACCAGTGCCACGCCGCTGGTGCTGCTCCGGACATGGGGCTTGCAGGCCACAAATGCAGTATCTCCACTCAAA gaACAGATTATGGCCTTTGCAAGCAAATGA
- the COQ6 gene encoding ubiquinone biosynthesis monooxygenase COQ6, mitochondrial isoform X3, which translates to MRYRAFRRMQVWDACSEALIMFDKDNLDDMGYIVENDVIMCALTKQLEAVSDRVTVLYRSKALRYTWPYPFTMADSSPWVHITLGDGSTLQTKLLIGADGHNSGVRQAAGIQNVSWNYDQSAVVATLHLSEATENNVAWQRFLPSGPIALLPLSDTLSSLVWSTSHDHAAELVSMDEEKFVDTINSAFWSDADHTDFIDSAGTMLQYAVGFLKPTKVSARQMPPSVAGVDAKSRVLFPLGLGHAAEYVRPRLALIGDAAHRVHPLAGQGVNMGFGDVSSLVHHLSAAAFNGKDLGSMSHLAGYETDRQRHNTALLAATDLLKRLYSTSATPLVLLRTWGLQATNAVSPLKEQIMAFASK; encoded by the exons ATGAGATACAGAGCCTTTCGGCGAATGCAG GTGTGGGATGCCTGCTCAGAGGCCCTGATAATGTTCGATAAGGATAACCTGGATGACATGGGCTATATAGTGGAGAATGACGTCATAATGTGCGCTCTCACCAAGCAGCTGGAGGCGGTGTCAG ACCGGGTGACGGTTCTCTACAGGAGCAAAGCACTCCGCTACACCTGGCCTTATCCGTTTACCATGGCAGACTCCAGCCCTTGGGTTCATATTACCCTAGGTGATGGCAGCACCCTCCAGACTAAATTGTTG ATTGGTGCAGATGGTCACAACTCAGGAGTGCGGCAGGCTGCTGGGATTCAGAATGTCAGCTGGAACTATGATCAGTCTGCTGTTGTGGCTACTCTGCATTTATCGGAG GCCACAGAAAACAACGTAGCTTGGCAGAGATTTCTTCCCTCTGGGCCCATTGCTTTGCTCCCG CTCTCAGACACCTTGAGTTCCTTGGTTTGGTCCACATCCCATGACCATGCAGCAGAGCTTGTCAGCATGGATGAGGAGAAGTTTGTGGATACCATTAACTCTGCCTTC TGGAGTGATGCTGACCACACAGACTTCATTGACTCGGCCGGCACCATGCTGCAATATGCTGTTGGCTTTCTGAAGCCCACTAAGGTCTCAGCTCGCCAGATGCCCCCAAGTGTTGCCGGAGTGGACGCCAAAAGTCGAGTGCTGTTTCCACTTGGGTTGGGACATGCTGCCGAGTACGTCCGGCCGCGGCTGGCACTCATCGG GGATGCAGCCCACAGAGTCCATCCACTTGCAGGACAAGGTGTCAACATGGGCTTTGGGGATGTCTCCAGCTTGGTCCATCACCTCAGTGCTGCAGCCTTCAATGGGAAGGACTTAG gCTCTATGAGCCATCTCGCAGGTTACGAAACAGATCGACAGCGTCACAACACTGCTCTTCTGGCTGCTACTGACCTACTGAAAAGGCTCTATTCCACCAGTGCCACGCCGCTGGTGCTGCTCCGGACATGGGGCTTGCAGGCCACAAATGCAGTATCTCCACTCAAA gaACAGATTATGGCCTTTGCAAGCAAATGA